The following proteins are encoded in a genomic region of Sorangiineae bacterium MSr12523:
- a CDS encoding amino acid adenylation domain-containing protein, giving the protein MTEHRSQGMTDGQRALWFLDKLAPERRASTVARAFRFYSDVDERALEQALNELPARHPSLRSVFPLEGDGPVRRVLPAMEPWIRRISGECLSDEQVRALLSEEAARPFDLERGPVARAVLVTQGSRGTVLLFAVHHIVTDLGSLLILADDLARLYGHAHEGAMPPFTADEDPWAAYVQNEEAYLEGPDGKAAAAYWKERLAGDLPPLDLPADRPRPAVPSFRGKRATFALPAQSSAALAAFARKHGVTPYVALLTVFYALLYRYSGRSDLVVGTPTVGRERFALRRATGYFVNPIAIRASVDEHQGFLQLLETVRQSVKDGLKHRRIPFPRVASGIRANRDLPHAPVFQVLFQWLAAPGDEALGLNALAIDQPGHVCQLGALKVEAFPLDRLSIEFDLAISLAETPGGIGAAIEYSLDRFEPETIRRLWDHYERLLASALLEPDRPIVQLRLIGQRERRTLLDWSTTEAVAPLAPACLHQLVEEQAARTPEAVALRFQDRELTYRDLNARANQLARSLRTRRVGPETRVGIRMARSEALVVALLAVLKAGGAYVPLDPSYPEARVRAMLEDSGAKLVLTESDVHLDAIDQASQENLPCETTAGSLAYLIFTSGSTGRPKGVAIEHRSAVARMAWARTRFSQDELACVLASTSICFDLSVFELFAPLSVGGTVVLVADALALAEMPDAGIRLVNTVPSAMAALVHARALPPSVCTVNLAGEALPGELVRATYRGGHVTRLYNLYGPSEDTTYSTEELVALDVPLSVPIGRPLPGTRAYVVDARGELAPIGVPGELYLGGVGLSRGYIGRPELTAERFVPDAFGEVSGARLYRTGDRVRWNTRGVLEFLGRNDEQVKVRGHRIELGEVSAAMTAHAREAAVVVERDAGSGARLLGYWVARAEGPHDAEGLRAALGKLLPGYMVPSVLVRLDALPRTPNGKIDRAALPRPAAAEPVRASFVEPRDAQERLVATVFEELLGIPRAGAEDDFFELGGHSLLATRAVARLREATAIDLPLRTLFEAPTVAALARRLDARGGAQRAAIAPAGRAHPLPLSFSQERLWFLMQLDPASTAYNMPAAVKLRGPLDEGALVRALESVVARHEVLRTRFITRDGRPFQVPAADIDFHVDIEDGGVEHLALAHANHVFRVADGELLRATLVRLGPEEHVLLLTLHHLVADGWSLGVLLREVAAHYTSAALPPLPIQYADYASWQRDPSRERALDAQKDYFKSILEGAPSSIALLGDRPRPAVQSTRGARLDWALDAGMRHAVEALARKHGVTAFMVLFAMFAGWLHRYTHQNDLVIGSPVANRTHAETEGLIGFFVNLLPLRANAAHDPTFLEFVHRIRETALGAYENQDVPFEQLVEALQPARDPSYTPLFNVTFALQNTPFPRLELGNVQLEVLPHVTTTSKFDLSLSISDHGHGEWLASFDYCTDLFEPATVERMAVHFERFARSAMANPGQRLSELPLLSSEERRTLLQTWNDTAVALPREACVHRWVEARVRLTPDAVALSDASETITYAELDARANRLAHWLVRQKVNPASLVGICLPRSARLAVAALGVLKAGCAYVPMDPAHPSERHDAVIRDTGMAALITGAGMREGLPAELPRTLFVDSDETLSEPTAPVDRAASATDLAYVIYTSGSTGRPKGVPIAHAGLGNLVAWHLRVHTVTAADRATLIAGPAFDASVWELWPYLAAGASVHVPDEEIRTSPERLVAWLAAKGITMAFLPTPLAEEVLAQELPGNLALRSLLTGGDRLHPVHRALPFALFNHYGPTEGTVVATWARVEPGANAPPIGAPIDNMRAYVLDAHGEPVPQGVPGELYLGGIGLSPGYIGRPELTAERFVPDPFSGTPGARLYRTGDWVRWRAGGVLEFLGRDDDQVKVRGHRIELGDVSTALMAHAREATVIVERGERTSARLLGYWVPRPGGPTEAASLRAALVKQLPGYMIPSVLTPLDALPRTPNGKIDHAALPRPAESAHAYVAPRDAREALVARVFEEVLGVPRVGADDDFFALGGHSLLATRAIARLRDETAIDLPLRELFESPTVSAIAALLTRRATEPRETIVRTISKTEDLLARLENLPECELDEALEALQREEDAAQ; this is encoded by the coding sequence ATGACAGAACATCGCTCGCAGGGGATGACCGACGGACAAAGGGCCCTGTGGTTTCTCGACAAGCTGGCACCCGAGCGCCGCGCGTCGACGGTAGCCCGTGCCTTTCGATTCTACAGTGACGTGGACGAGCGCGCGCTGGAGCAGGCGTTGAACGAGCTTCCGGCGAGGCACCCTTCCCTTCGAAGTGTCTTTCCCCTCGAGGGCGACGGCCCCGTGCGTCGCGTGCTCCCCGCGATGGAGCCGTGGATTCGGCGCATCTCGGGTGAATGCCTGAGCGACGAGCAAGTGCGGGCGCTGCTCTCGGAGGAGGCGGCGCGCCCGTTCGATCTGGAGCGCGGTCCAGTGGCGCGTGCGGTGCTGGTCACGCAGGGCTCGCGCGGCACCGTGCTGCTCTTCGCGGTGCACCATATCGTGACGGATTTGGGTTCCCTGCTCATTCTGGCCGATGATCTGGCGCGGCTTTACGGACACGCGCACGAAGGGGCGATGCCGCCGTTCACCGCCGACGAGGATCCGTGGGCGGCTTACGTGCAGAACGAAGAGGCCTATCTCGAAGGGCCGGACGGAAAAGCCGCCGCCGCGTATTGGAAGGAACGACTCGCCGGCGATCTTCCGCCTCTGGATCTGCCTGCGGACCGTCCGCGGCCTGCCGTTCCGTCGTTCCGAGGAAAGCGGGCGACCTTCGCCCTTCCCGCGCAGTCGAGCGCCGCGCTGGCGGCATTCGCGCGCAAGCACGGCGTCACACCGTACGTCGCGCTGCTGACAGTGTTCTACGCGCTTCTCTATCGGTACTCGGGACGATCGGATCTCGTGGTGGGCACCCCCACGGTGGGACGCGAGCGCTTTGCATTGCGGCGCGCGACGGGATATTTCGTGAATCCCATTGCGATTCGGGCCTCGGTCGACGAACACCAGGGCTTTTTGCAGCTGCTCGAAACGGTACGGCAATCCGTCAAGGACGGTCTCAAACACCGTCGCATCCCCTTTCCGCGCGTTGCTTCGGGGATTCGTGCGAACCGCGATCTGCCGCATGCGCCCGTGTTCCAGGTGCTCTTTCAATGGTTGGCCGCCCCCGGCGACGAGGCGCTGGGCCTGAATGCGCTGGCCATCGATCAACCTGGACACGTTTGCCAGCTGGGGGCGTTGAAAGTCGAAGCCTTTCCGTTGGACCGATTGTCCATCGAATTCGACCTTGCGATTTCCCTGGCCGAGACCCCGGGCGGCATCGGGGCTGCCATCGAATACAGTTTGGACCGGTTCGAGCCCGAAACGATCCGACGGCTCTGGGACCACTACGAGCGACTGCTCGCGTCGGCCCTGCTCGAGCCGGATCGGCCGATCGTGCAGCTTCGTCTCATCGGGCAGCGCGAGCGGCGAACCTTGCTCGATTGGAGCACCACGGAGGCCGTGGCGCCCTTGGCTCCCGCGTGTTTGCACCAGCTCGTCGAGGAGCAGGCCGCGCGGACCCCCGAGGCGGTGGCCCTGCGCTTCCAGGACCGCGAGCTCACGTACCGCGATCTCAATGCAAGGGCCAACCAGCTTGCGCGAAGCCTTCGTACGCGCCGCGTGGGGCCGGAAACGCGGGTGGGAATCCGCATGGCGCGCTCGGAGGCCCTGGTCGTGGCCTTGCTCGCCGTGCTCAAGGCGGGTGGCGCGTACGTGCCGCTGGACCCAAGCTACCCGGAGGCACGCGTCCGCGCCATGCTGGAGGACTCGGGCGCGAAGCTGGTTCTTACGGAATCCGACGTCCATCTGGATGCAATTGACCAAGCATCGCAAGAGAATCTGCCTTGCGAAACGACGGCGGGCTCCCTCGCCTACCTGATCTTCACCTCCGGTTCGACGGGGCGGCCCAAGGGGGTGGCCATCGAACATCGCAGTGCGGTGGCGCGCATGGCCTGGGCGCGCACGCGCTTTTCGCAGGACGAGCTCGCGTGTGTGCTGGCATCCACCTCCATTTGCTTCGATTTGTCGGTTTTCGAGCTGTTTGCCCCGCTCAGCGTGGGCGGCACCGTCGTGCTCGTGGCCGATGCCCTGGCCCTGGCCGAAATGCCCGATGCAGGGATCCGCCTGGTGAACACGGTGCCCTCGGCGATGGCGGCCTTGGTTCACGCCCGTGCGCTGCCGCCATCCGTGTGCACCGTGAACCTTGCGGGCGAGGCGCTCCCGGGTGAGCTCGTGCGGGCCACGTACCGCGGGGGGCACGTCACACGGTTGTACAACTTGTATGGCCCATCGGAGGACACCACGTATTCCACCGAGGAGCTGGTCGCGCTCGATGTTCCCTTGTCGGTGCCCATCGGGCGGCCGCTACCCGGAACGCGCGCCTACGTGGTCGACGCGCGCGGAGAATTGGCGCCGATTGGCGTGCCAGGGGAATTGTATCTCGGGGGCGTGGGCCTCTCGCGCGGGTACATCGGCCGGCCGGAGCTGACGGCGGAGCGGTTCGTGCCGGACGCGTTTGGCGAGGTATCGGGGGCGCGCCTCTATCGGACGGGGGACCGCGTTCGCTGGAATACGCGCGGCGTGTTGGAGTTCTTGGGACGCAACGACGAGCAGGTGAAGGTGCGCGGACACCGGATCGAGCTCGGGGAGGTCTCCGCAGCGATGACGGCACACGCCCGAGAGGCCGCCGTGGTCGTCGAGCGCGACGCCGGCTCCGGCGCGAGGCTTCTGGGCTACTGGGTCGCACGCGCGGAGGGGCCGCACGATGCGGAGGGCCTGCGCGCGGCGCTGGGGAAGCTGTTGCCGGGGTACATGGTTCCGAGCGTGCTCGTGCGGCTGGATGCCCTGCCGCGGACGCCAAATGGCAAGATCGATCGCGCGGCGCTTCCGCGGCCGGCGGCGGCGGAGCCCGTGCGTGCCTCCTTCGTCGAGCCGCGCGATGCGCAGGAGCGATTGGTGGCGACCGTGTTCGAGGAGCTATTGGGGATCCCTCGGGCGGGCGCGGAAGACGACTTTTTCGAGCTGGGCGGGCACTCGCTCCTGGCGACGCGGGCCGTGGCGAGGCTGCGCGAGGCCACGGCAATCGATCTGCCGCTGCGCACATTGTTCGAGGCGCCCACGGTCGCAGCGCTGGCCCGCCGGCTCGACGCGCGCGGTGGAGCACAGCGCGCGGCGATCGCACCGGCGGGCAGAGCGCACCCGCTGCCGCTCTCGTTTTCGCAAGAGCGACTCTGGTTCCTCATGCAGCTCGATCCGGCCAGCACGGCGTACAACATGCCGGCGGCCGTGAAGCTGCGGGGGCCGCTCGACGAGGGCGCCCTGGTGCGCGCGCTCGAGAGCGTGGTGGCGCGGCACGAGGTGCTGCGAACGCGTTTCATCACCCGCGACGGGAGGCCGTTTCAGGTACCGGCCGCCGATATCGATTTTCACGTCGATATCGAAGACGGCGGAGTCGAGCACCTCGCGCTCGCCCATGCGAACCACGTCTTTCGCGTGGCCGATGGCGAGCTGCTGCGCGCAACGCTGGTGCGCCTCGGGCCCGAAGAGCACGTGCTCTTGCTCACGTTGCACCATCTGGTCGCCGATGGCTGGTCGCTCGGTGTGCTGCTGCGGGAGGTAGCGGCCCACTATACGTCGGCCGCGCTTCCGCCGCTGCCGATTCAATATGCCGATTATGCGAGCTGGCAACGCGATCCCTCGCGCGAGCGCGCGCTGGATGCGCAAAAAGACTATTTCAAATCGATTCTCGAAGGAGCGCCCTCTTCCATTGCCCTCCTGGGCGACCGCCCGCGGCCGGCCGTGCAGAGCACACGCGGCGCACGGCTCGATTGGGCCCTCGATGCAGGGATGCGGCACGCCGTGGAAGCCCTGGCGCGAAAGCATGGCGTCACCGCCTTCATGGTGCTGTTTGCGATGTTTGCCGGTTGGCTCCATCGGTATACGCACCAGAACGATTTGGTCATTGGCAGCCCCGTGGCGAACCGCACCCACGCCGAGACGGAAGGGCTCATTGGCTTCTTCGTCAACCTATTGCCACTCCGTGCAAATGCAGCCCACGATCCAACGTTCCTCGAATTCGTGCATCGCATTCGAGAGACCGCGCTGGGCGCCTACGAGAACCAGGATGTCCCATTCGAGCAGCTCGTCGAGGCCCTGCAGCCCGCGCGCGATCCGAGCTACACGCCCTTGTTCAACGTGACATTTGCCCTCCAAAACACGCCGTTTCCGCGCCTCGAGCTCGGGAACGTGCAGCTCGAGGTGCTGCCACACGTCACCACGACATCGAAGTTCGATCTTTCGCTGTCGATATCCGATCATGGCCACGGCGAATGGCTCGCGAGCTTCGACTATTGCACCGATCTGTTCGAGCCCGCGACGGTCGAGCGCATGGCGGTGCATTTCGAGCGGTTCGCGCGATCGGCGATGGCGAATCCCGGCCAGCGGCTTTCGGAGCTCCCGCTTCTCTCGTCCGAGGAACGGCGCACCTTGCTCCAGACGTGGAACGATACAGCGGTGGCGCTCCCTCGGGAGGCGTGCGTTCATCGCTGGGTGGAGGCCCGCGTTCGCCTCACGCCGGACGCGGTCGCGCTTTCCGATGCGTCGGAGACCATCACCTACGCCGAACTCGATGCACGGGCAAACCGGCTGGCCCATTGGCTGGTGCGGCAGAAGGTGAATCCCGCATCGCTGGTGGGCATTTGCCTTCCGCGTTCCGCGCGCCTGGCCGTGGCCGCCCTCGGCGTCCTGAAAGCGGGGTGCGCGTACGTTCCCATGGATCCCGCGCATCCTTCGGAGCGACACGATGCCGTGATCCGCGACACCGGCATGGCCGCCTTGATCACGGGCGCTGGCATGCGAGAAGGGCTGCCCGCGGAGCTGCCGCGAACTCTTTTCGTCGATTCGGACGAAACGCTCTCGGAGCCGACCGCGCCCGTCGATCGCGCCGCCTCGGCGACGGATCTCGCATACGTGATCTACACCTCGGGCTCGACGGGGCGTCCCAAGGGCGTGCCCATCGCCCATGCGGGGCTGGGCAACCTCGTCGCATGGCACCTTCGCGTGCATACGGTGACGGCGGCCGATAGGGCCACGCTCATTGCGGGACCCGCGTTCGATGCCTCCGTTTGGGAGCTTTGGCCTTACCTCGCCGCCGGTGCGAGTGTGCACGTTCCCGACGAGGAGATTCGCACCTCGCCGGAGCGGCTCGTCGCGTGGCTGGCGGCAAAGGGCATCACCATGGCGTTTTTGCCCACACCGCTCGCCGAGGAGGTGCTCGCGCAGGAGCTGCCCGGAAATCTCGCCCTGCGAAGTTTGCTCACGGGTGGCGATCGCCTCCATCCCGTACACCGCGCGCTGCCGTTTGCATTGTTCAATCACTATGGCCCCACCGAGGGCACGGTGGTGGCCACGTGGGCGAGGGTCGAGCCCGGAGCGAATGCCCCTCCGATTGGCGCGCCGATCGACAACATGCGTGCCTACGTGCTCGATGCGCACGGCGAGCCCGTGCCGCAGGGGGTGCCCGGCGAATTGTACCTGGGCGGGATCGGACTCTCGCCGGGGTACATTGGCCGACCGGAGCTGACCGCGGAGCGGTTCGTGCCGGACCCGTTCAGCGGTACCCCCGGTGCGCGATTGTACCGCACCGGCGATTGGGTCCGCTGGCGTGCAGGCGGCGTGCTGGAATTCCTTGGCCGCGACGACGACCAAGTGAAGGTGCGCGGACACCGCATCGAACTGGGCGACGTCTCGACGGCGCTGATGGCGCACGCCCGCGAGGCCACCGTGATCGTCGAACGCGGCGAACGCACCAGCGCGCGCCTTCTCGGGTACTGGGTCCCCCGCCCCGGCGGCCCAACGGAGGCCGCAAGCCTGCGCGCCGCGCTCGTGAAGCAGCTGCCCGGGTACATGATTCCGAGCGTCCTCACACCGCTCGATGCCCTGCCGAGAACGCCCAATGGTAAAATCGACCATGCGGCGCTCCCGCGCCCGGCCGAGTCGGCGCACGCATACGTGGCCCCGCGCGATGCGCGGGAAGCGCTGGTGGCCCGCGTGTTCGAAGAGGTGCTCGGTGTGCCGCGGGTGGGGGCGGACGATGACTTTTTCGCGCTGGGAGGGCACTCCCTGCTTGCGACCCGCGCGATCGCCCGCTTGCGCGACGAGACGGCCATCGATCTTCCGCTGCGCGAGCTGTTCGAGTCGCCCACGGTTTCCGCCATTGCAGCCTTGCTCACGCGGCGCGCCACCGAGCCGCGTGAAACCATCGTACGGACGATTTCCAAAACAGAGGACCTGCTCGCACGGCTGGAGAATCTCCCGGAGTGCGAGCTCGACGAAGCGCTGGAAGCCCTGCAGCGCGAAGAGGATGCGGCCCAATGA
- a CDS encoding M28 family peptidase, with protein MGSEANAAVSERIVEVLRENGYTPAIVEGTVCGANAMCGRPRNIVVRGDNRWPRILVAAHYDSVPAGPGAADDGAGVATMLEMARAIAAGAKVTARPWLLFTDGEEAGLLGAALFEKEGAPHFDFVLNVDARGTGGPVFLFQSNPESARAVHWYAKASRHPHTSSLLQTIAEQLPNDTDFTVLDRDGTPGLNFAFIGHPLRYHTTADRIDHLDARSVQHLGEQILDLLSTQPPSGPDGRLVYFDVLGLLVVRWGEALNGLLAVAAFVACVAASVRLRPSRRAFVHAAIVAGTIPLAGLAAWPLVLLHPTPWVAAPLAFECAALSLGVLAGILASAWTASIDAWAGTWTLLAGLGIVLHVVLPGASFLLIVPSLVAGVAMLVAPSHAHALGALAWGLVLCEPAVAIYDGLGREGLCALAMMAALATVASSPGWRPTPRAAWAPAAALLVASLIAWRSVRVDARDPAGVWRIARSQHATWLLGALSEAFLPPRTAKLPPQEPPLPWQDFAFYADTGVPVRTASKPGAEFHVEQDRLVLTAGARPSRLALSVWLPNKGVALDINGQRVHPSPEAGWLRATWVGGSAATFTVSGPEAPRAVIAELLACHDDPACEDAPPLPAGAAEFQMGTVLELVYRSSNP; from the coding sequence ATGGGAAGTGAGGCAAACGCCGCGGTGTCCGAGCGCATCGTCGAGGTGCTTCGCGAGAATGGCTACACGCCGGCCATCGTGGAGGGCACCGTGTGCGGAGCCAACGCCATGTGCGGGAGGCCACGCAATATCGTGGTCCGCGGCGACAATCGATGGCCGCGCATTCTCGTCGCGGCGCATTACGATTCGGTCCCGGCGGGGCCCGGTGCGGCGGACGACGGGGCAGGGGTGGCGACGATGCTCGAGATGGCGCGTGCCATCGCCGCAGGCGCGAAAGTCACCGCCCGACCATGGTTGCTCTTCACCGATGGAGAGGAGGCGGGCCTTTTGGGCGCCGCACTATTCGAGAAGGAGGGCGCGCCCCATTTCGACTTCGTTCTCAACGTGGATGCGCGCGGTACGGGCGGCCCAGTGTTTCTCTTTCAGAGCAATCCCGAGTCTGCCCGCGCCGTGCACTGGTACGCGAAGGCGAGCCGGCACCCGCATACGAGCTCGCTCTTGCAAACCATCGCCGAGCAGCTGCCCAACGACACCGACTTCACAGTGCTCGATCGCGATGGCACGCCGGGGCTCAATTTCGCCTTCATCGGCCACCCGCTGCGGTACCACACGACCGCGGATCGCATCGATCATCTGGACGCGCGCTCCGTGCAGCACCTGGGGGAACAAATTCTCGATCTGTTGTCCACGCAGCCGCCCTCGGGGCCGGACGGGCGCCTCGTTTATTTCGACGTGCTCGGGCTCCTCGTCGTGCGCTGGGGGGAAGCACTCAACGGCTTGCTCGCGGTGGCGGCCTTCGTCGCGTGTGTCGCGGCGTCGGTGCGGCTGCGACCTTCGCGTCGCGCGTTCGTCCATGCGGCCATCGTCGCGGGGACCATTCCGCTCGCGGGCCTTGCGGCGTGGCCGTTGGTCCTGCTGCACCCCACGCCCTGGGTCGCAGCACCATTGGCCTTCGAATGCGCGGCCCTCTCGCTGGGCGTGCTCGCGGGCATTCTCGCTTCCGCGTGGACGGCATCGATCGATGCATGGGCAGGCACGTGGACCTTGCTCGCTGGTCTGGGCATCGTGCTCCACGTCGTCCTTCCAGGCGCGAGCTTCCTCCTCATCGTCCCGTCGCTCGTTGCCGGCGTGGCCATGCTCGTTGCGCCTTCGCATGCGCACGCGCTCGGCGCGCTCGCGTGGGGGCTCGTTCTCTGCGAACCCGCCGTTGCCATCTACGACGGTCTCGGAAGGGAAGGCCTCTGCGCGCTCGCCATGATGGCGGCCCTTGCGACCGTCGCTTCGAGCCCGGGGTGGCGGCCTACTCCTCGCGCAGCCTGGGCTCCGGCTGCCGCGCTGCTCGTAGCTTCCCTCATTGCCTGGCGCTCGGTCCGGGTCGACGCGCGCGATCCCGCCGGCGTGTGGCGCATCGCACGCTCGCAGCACGCGACGTGGCTCCTCGGTGCCCTCTCGGAGGCGTTCCTTCCGCCGCGCACCGCGAAGCTACCGCCGCAGGAGCCACCGCTCCCATGGCAGGACTTCGCGTTCTACGCGGACACCGGCGTGCCCGTCCGCACGGCATCCAAGCCGGGCGCCGAGTTCCACGTCGAGCAAGATCGCCTCGTCCTCACCGCGGGCGCCCGCCCATCGCGGCTCGCTCTTTCCGTGTGGCTCCCGAACAAAGGCGTCGCGCTCGACATCAACGGGCAACGCGTTCATCCGTCGCCCGAAGCCGGATGGCTGCGAGCCACGTGGGTCGGTGGCTCGGCGGCGACCTTTACCGTGTCGGGGCCGGAAGCCCCGCGCGCGGTGATCGCGGAGCTTCTCGCATGCCATGACGATCCCGCTTGCGAGGACGCGCCGCCCCTTCCGGCAGGGGCGGCGGAGTTCCAGATGGGGACGGTCCTCGAGCTCGTTTACAGGTCTTCCAATCCGTAG
- a CDS encoding YCF48-related protein, producing the protein MNNSISLRLVASLSSVLFASALVIACGSSDDGDSKQKQPVGGGDGGKSDSGGGDKPPPGWSSVVGDVGTFAQTFDEETWAERSISTRNLYGVGCMGNYIGWAVGSEGGVWYTVDAGKTWVDQSSGTTSALRTVRFFDTKHGVVAGDNGALAVTEDSGQHWRLVANTPKLTLRGAAAAKSGLFVVAGDGGTILRSLDSGATFTKSTIAGAGDLRGVAGDIDGALLLAADATGHIFLSRDNGATFALEKDVGVPLNHITVSSHGDFAMAVGPGGKAFTRTADGTWHATNTGTTADLNASLIDSGEGYLTRRYWYVAGANGTLLGSEDRGATWTKVPLKTTATLYGLEDL; encoded by the coding sequence ATGAACAACAGCATCTCCCTCCGGTTGGTTGCTTCGTTGTCGTCGGTTCTCTTTGCATCTGCCCTCGTGATCGCATGCGGAAGCAGCGATGACGGCGACAGCAAGCAGAAGCAGCCAGTCGGCGGCGGCGATGGTGGAAAAAGCGATAGCGGTGGCGGTGACAAGCCCCCGCCGGGCTGGTCGTCGGTCGTGGGCGACGTCGGCACCTTCGCCCAGACGTTCGACGAGGAGACGTGGGCGGAGCGCTCGATCAGCACGCGCAACCTCTACGGCGTCGGCTGCATGGGCAACTACATTGGGTGGGCCGTCGGCAGCGAGGGCGGCGTTTGGTACACCGTCGATGCGGGCAAGACCTGGGTCGACCAAAGCTCGGGAACGACGTCCGCGCTTCGCACCGTGCGTTTCTTCGATACGAAGCACGGTGTGGTCGCCGGCGACAACGGCGCACTCGCCGTGACCGAAGACAGCGGTCAACATTGGCGGCTGGTCGCGAACACGCCGAAGCTCACGTTGCGCGGCGCCGCCGCTGCGAAGAGCGGGCTCTTCGTCGTCGCCGGGGATGGCGGAACGATCCTTCGCTCGCTGGACTCGGGTGCGACCTTCACCAAGAGCACCATTGCCGGTGCGGGCGACTTGCGCGGCGTCGCAGGTGACATCGATGGAGCGCTCCTGCTCGCCGCGGACGCGACGGGGCACATTTTCCTCAGCCGCGACAACGGCGCGACCTTCGCGCTGGAGAAAGACGTCGGGGTGCCGCTGAATCACATCACGGTGAGCAGCCACGGCGACTTCGCCATGGCGGTCGGCCCCGGCGGCAAAGCGTTCACGCGCACCGCCGATGGAACCTGGCACGCGACCAACACCGGAACGACGGCGGATCTCAATGCGTCCCTCATCGACTCGGGCGAGGGCTACCTCACGCGCCGCTACTGGTACGTGGCCGGCGCGAACGGAACCTTGCTCGGCAGCGAGGACCGCGGTGCCACTTGGACGAAGGTCCCGCTCAAGACCACCGCGACGCTCTACGGATTGGAAGACCTGTAA
- the chrA gene encoding chromate efflux transporter yields MLAELAWAFLKLGVTAFGGPAAHIAMMENEFVRRRQWLAHERFLDLLGAANLIPGPSSSELAIYIGYERAGWRGLLVAGAAFVLPAALMVTAIAWAYVHFGSLPQLGGVLYGVKPVVIAVVVQALWGLAPKAVPSPAMGALAVLAGIGIACGVEPLAVLVGAGALCLAVHRFRHRAGDASGLAFFAPALAVGGTSFNLLTLFLTFVKMGAVVFGSGYVLLAFLRTDFVDRLHWLTEAQLLDAVAVGQITPGPVFTTATFIGYIIAGPAGAAVSTVGIFLPGFVLVAATRPILGRMRRSAGAGAFLDGVNAATLALMAVVTVQLARSALVDTVTAILAIAGAVLLVRFKLNTTWLVLGGAIAGVAAHVLGYR; encoded by the coding sequence ATGTTGGCCGAGCTCGCGTGGGCGTTCCTCAAGCTGGGTGTGACCGCATTCGGCGGTCCCGCCGCGCACATCGCCATGATGGAAAACGAGTTCGTGCGCCGGCGGCAGTGGCTCGCACACGAGCGCTTTCTCGATCTGCTCGGTGCGGCGAACCTGATTCCCGGGCCCAGCTCCAGCGAGCTGGCGATTTACATTGGCTACGAGCGCGCCGGCTGGCGCGGGCTGCTCGTTGCGGGCGCAGCCTTCGTGTTGCCTGCGGCGTTGATGGTCACCGCCATCGCCTGGGCCTATGTCCATTTTGGTTCGCTGCCGCAACTCGGGGGCGTCCTCTACGGCGTCAAACCGGTGGTCATCGCCGTGGTGGTGCAGGCGCTTTGGGGTCTCGCGCCCAAGGCGGTTCCCTCACCTGCGATGGGCGCACTCGCGGTGCTCGCGGGCATTGGAATTGCGTGCGGGGTCGAGCCGCTCGCCGTGCTCGTCGGCGCCGGTGCGCTTTGCCTTGCGGTGCATCGCTTTCGACATCGCGCGGGGGACGCGTCGGGCCTTGCCTTCTTCGCACCGGCGCTCGCCGTCGGCGGCACATCGTTCAACCTGCTGACGCTGTTCCTCACCTTCGTGAAGATGGGGGCCGTCGTCTTCGGCAGCGGCTACGTGCTGCTCGCATTCTTGCGCACCGACTTCGTCGATCGGCTCCACTGGCTCACCGAGGCGCAACTTCTCGATGCCGTCGCCGTGGGTCAGATCACACCGGGGCCGGTGTTCACCACGGCCACGTTCATCGGCTACATCATCGCGGGTCCCGCCGGCGCCGCCGTTTCCACCGTCGGAATCTTCCTTCCCGGTTTCGTTTTGGTCGCCGCAACCCGTCCGATTCTCGGACGCATGCGACGCTCGGCCGGTGCGGGCGCCTTTCTCGATGGGGTCAACGCGGCGACGCTCGCATTGATGGCGGTTGTCACGGTCCAGCTCGCGCGCTCCGCGTTGGTCGATACGGTCACCGCGATACTCGCCATCGCGGGCGCGGTGTTGCTCGTTCGTTTCAAGCTGAACACCACATGGCTCGTTCTGGGCGGTGCCATCGCCGGCGTCGCCGCGCACGTCCTCGGCTATCGGTAG